A window from Hymenobacter volaticus encodes these proteins:
- a CDS encoding phytoene/squalene synthase family protein: protein MDHVALFTETSRACSKLITQRYSTSFTLGIRTLEGRFHLPVYAMYGFVRWADEIVDTFHDHDKAALFADFKRQTDEALARKLSLNPVLHAFQDVVHAYNIDREFIDAFLYSMEMDLDDRSYNQSLYEKYIYGSAEVVGLMCLRIFCEGDEAMFQRLREPARRLGSAFQKVNFLRDIRSDYDERGRVYFPGVSYERFDDNVKREIEADIRADFDAAYVGIMQLPRSARLGVYLAYVYYLKLFHKIRQLPAARILGERVRVPDNTKLLLLMGSYFRYRLRAI, encoded by the coding sequence TTGGACCACGTCGCCCTATTCACTGAAACCAGCCGTGCGTGTAGTAAGCTTATCACGCAGCGCTACAGCACGTCCTTTACACTCGGCATCCGCACCCTCGAAGGGCGGTTTCACCTGCCAGTGTATGCCATGTATGGCTTCGTGCGGTGGGCCGACGAAATCGTGGATACCTTCCACGACCACGACAAGGCGGCGTTGTTTGCGGATTTCAAGCGACAAACCGACGAAGCACTAGCCCGAAAGCTGAGCTTAAACCCGGTATTGCACGCCTTCCAAGACGTAGTACATGCCTACAACATAGACCGGGAGTTCATCGACGCCTTTCTATACAGCATGGAAATGGACCTCGACGACCGCAGCTACAACCAATCCTTGTACGAGAAGTACATCTACGGCTCGGCGGAAGTGGTGGGACTGATGTGCTTGCGCATCTTCTGCGAGGGCGACGAGGCCATGTTTCAACGGCTGCGGGAGCCCGCGCGGCGGCTAGGATCGGCGTTTCAGAAAGTGAATTTCCTACGCGACATCCGTTCCGACTACGACGAGCGGGGTCGGGTGTATTTTCCTGGCGTATCGTACGAGCGGTTTGATGATAATGTCAAGCGAGAGATAGAAGCCGATATTCGGGCCGATTTTGATGCCGCCTACGTGGGCATCATGCAGTTGCCTCGCTCGGCCCGGCTAGGGGTATACTTGGCGTATGTGTACTACCTCAAGCTGTTTCACAAGATTAGGCAGTTGCCGGCGGCACGGATTTTGGGAGAGCGGGTGCGCGTCCCCGACAATACCAAGCTGCTTTTATTGATGGGTTCGTACTTTCGCTACCGCCTTCGGGCGATTTGA
- a CDS encoding MerR family transcriptional regulator, with protein sequence MGQFSISDLEQLSGIKAHTIRMWEQRYGILQPIRTATNIRTYCDDDLRRLLNVATLCGQGYRISKVAQLSEEELCRAVISCNEGTHDYCQRVNSLLAAMLDMNEPQLCYLLNHAIQQLGFEAAVMHVVYPFLQRIGVMWQAGSVNPAQEHLVTNLVRQKMMAATDMLASVQPKAAHRWVLFLPEGEMHELALLFMNYALRVRGHHVLYLGQNLPIKELQAVCDTYQPHAICTVMTAAPDRDRVQDFVNSLSALCPDKLLCLYGPLAHIEGLELPGNATRFRFMPEFLTLADKLLLGVGSKE encoded by the coding sequence GTGGGACAGTTTTCAATTAGTGACCTAGAGCAGCTTTCCGGCATCAAGGCGCACACCATTCGGATGTGGGAACAGCGCTATGGCATCCTGCAGCCAATTCGTACGGCCACCAACATCCGCACCTACTGCGACGACGACCTGCGCCGACTCCTGAATGTGGCTACACTATGCGGGCAGGGTTACCGCATATCCAAAGTTGCGCAGCTAAGCGAGGAAGAGTTATGCCGAGCGGTTATATCCTGCAACGAAGGCACGCACGATTACTGCCAGCGAGTGAACAGTTTGTTGGCGGCTATGCTCGACATGAACGAGCCGCAACTCTGCTATCTGCTTAACCATGCCATCCAGCAGCTGGGATTCGAAGCTGCCGTCATGCACGTGGTATATCCGTTTTTGCAACGCATTGGGGTTATGTGGCAAGCCGGTAGCGTGAATCCAGCGCAGGAACACTTAGTTACCAACTTAGTGCGCCAGAAGATGATGGCGGCCACCGATATGCTTGCTTCGGTACAGCCCAAAGCGGCACACCGATGGGTGTTATTTCTGCCAGAAGGGGAAATGCATGAATTGGCGTTGCTGTTCATGAATTACGCGTTGCGTGTTCGGGGACATCACGTATTGTATTTAGGCCAAAACCTGCCTATCAAAGAACTGCAAGCCGTCTGTGATACCTACCAGCCTCATGCGATTTGCACAGTGATGACTGCTGCTCCCGACCGGGACCGAGTGCAGGACTTTGTTAACAGCCTGTCAGCTCTCTGCCCCGACAAATTACTTTGTCTCTATGGGCCATTAGCACATATAGAAGGACTGGAATTGCCGGGCAATGCAACCCGTTTTCGGTTTATGCCCGAATTTTTAACACTCGCCGACAAGCTTCTGCTAGGTGTAGGAAGCAAGGAGTAA
- a CDS encoding glycosyltransferase family 39 protein has protein sequence MLVQLRPEASAFPKQHQVDFYTIAIGITVFLGIALRLFHYFYNRSLWTDEIYLSAGIVDMSFKDLLSKPLPYMQKAPVGYLLMSHLFVVLFGKNEMALRLYSLLTSIISLFLFLPVARYFLKPLGVVVALSLLAIASPIIHHSVEAKPYGADLFTTVLILWLYVRYHRETDLKNLLLWGFWGGLTVWLSYPSIFVLAGIVLATGIYYLLEGNWKLILGLIIPSSIWLVSFALSYLLFAKEGSDAGWLVYFFVKFDGYFPLQPVSGVTWAVRKAFAFFHYPLGLTWINDLGNHTNTQRFIQRMTIVPLVLSCFGTLYFFKQDKKYLVLLGATVLITFVASSLKLYPFYERMTVFLAPLVALLLAGGSDYLNNKKAAVKYFGYGLSVLLLLGLVKNTVANTFTPYLIGGYKMSYYRDALQYVNSNYRDGDAVYVYWNSAAGYKYYKAINALKYNGVIGGDYRHEVRSYPDFFAKIDADLAALPNKKRAWIIYSSMDMNQGDYAGEPAWFYNGHDFREGYGVDRFIQHLGQVGKIMDTYVPADGNTKNDVHVHLMELK, from the coding sequence ATGCTAGTCCAACTTCGCCCCGAAGCAAGTGCTTTTCCGAAACAACACCAGGTTGATTTCTACACTATCGCCATCGGCATCACCGTCTTTTTAGGCATTGCCTTGAGACTGTTTCACTACTTCTACAATCGTTCGTTGTGGACCGATGAAATCTATTTATCGGCGGGCATTGTGGATATGAGCTTCAAAGATTTGTTGTCCAAGCCGTTGCCCTACATGCAAAAAGCACCGGTCGGCTATTTATTGATGTCCCACCTATTTGTGGTGCTTTTTGGTAAAAACGAAATGGCATTACGTCTTTATTCTTTACTAACCAGTATCATTTCTTTATTTTTATTCTTACCAGTTGCTCGATACTTTTTAAAGCCGCTTGGTGTAGTTGTTGCGTTATCCTTGCTGGCAATTGCGTCCCCAATTATTCACCACTCAGTGGAAGCAAAACCATACGGCGCAGATCTTTTTACTACAGTTCTTATTTTGTGGTTATATGTGCGCTATCACCGCGAAACGGATTTAAAGAACTTATTGCTTTGGGGATTTTGGGGAGGCTTGACTGTGTGGCTATCGTATCCTAGCATCTTCGTGCTAGCCGGTATAGTACTTGCGACAGGTATTTATTATTTGCTAGAAGGAAATTGGAAGTTAATACTTGGTTTGATAATTCCTTCTAGCATATGGTTGGTGAGCTTTGCTCTTAGCTATTTGTTGTTTGCGAAGGAAGGATCGGATGCGGGATGGTTGGTTTACTTCTTCGTTAAATTCGACGGCTATTTTCCGCTGCAGCCAGTGAGTGGTGTTACGTGGGCAGTACGCAAGGCGTTTGCCTTTTTTCATTATCCGCTCGGCCTGACGTGGATAAACGATTTGGGAAATCATACCAATACACAGCGCTTTATTCAACGTATGACGATAGTGCCGCTCGTTCTTTCTTGCTTTGGCACGCTGTACTTCTTTAAACAAGACAAGAAATATCTAGTGTTACTTGGCGCTACCGTATTGATAACGTTCGTTGCTTCCTCTCTGAAACTGTATCCATTCTATGAGAGAATGACGGTTTTTTTAGCACCGCTTGTCGCTTTACTGTTAGCAGGAGGCAGTGATTATCTAAATAATAAAAAGGCTGCTGTAAAGTACTTTGGTTATGGATTATCGGTATTGCTTTTGTTGGGCTTAGTGAAAAACACGGTAGCTAATACATTTACTCCTTATCTTATTGGAGGATATAAAATGTCATACTATCGTGATGCTTTGCAGTATGTAAATTCCAATTATCGTGACGGAGATGCAGTATACGTGTATTGGAATAGCGCCGCAGGTTACAAATATTATAAAGCTATTAATGCGTTGAAATATAATGGCGTAATAGGTGGGGATTATCGCCATGAAGTTCGCAGTTATCCAGATTTTTTTGCGAAAATAGATGCTGATCTTGCTGCGCTACCTAATAAAAAAAGAGCGTGGATAATTTACAGCAGCATGGATATGAACCAGGGGGATTATGCTGGTGAGCCGGCGTGGTTTTATAATGGCCATGATTTCAGAGAAGGGTACGGCGTGGACCGGTTTATCCAGCATTTAGGGCAGGTTGGAAAAATAATGGATACGTATGTTCCTGCTGATGGCAATACAAAGAACGACGTGCATGTGCACCTAATGGAATTAAAATAA
- a CDS encoding sigma-70 family RNA polymerase sigma factor — translation MTSLEFTSQVQKISYSLKPVAMNLTRDADDAKDLVQETLLKALLNKDKFKAGTNLKAWLYTIMRNTFINNYNKITKRNSNIDSTEYFQYFNTDENYITHNGATSDFVVTDINQAIAGLSADYRTPFMMYYIGYKYLEIAEKLQIPIGTVKNRIHIARKELKDALKTYAPGE, via the coding sequence ATGACCTCTTTGGAATTCACCAGTCAAGTACAAAAGATTTCCTACTCTCTAAAGCCCGTGGCGATGAACCTGACCCGCGACGCTGATGACGCGAAGGACTTGGTACAAGAGACTTTGCTTAAAGCGTTATTGAACAAAGACAAGTTTAAAGCTGGTACCAACCTGAAGGCTTGGTTGTATACCATCATGCGTAACACGTTTATCAACAACTACAATAAGATAACGAAACGCAACAGCAACATTGACAGCACGGAGTATTTTCAGTACTTCAATACCGACGAAAATTACATTACGCACAACGGCGCAACCTCCGACTTCGTAGTAACTGATATCAACCAAGCTATTGCTGGTTTATCGGCCGACTACCGGACGCCGTTTATGATGTATTACATTGGCTACAAGTACCTGGAAATTGCGGAGAAGCTGCAAATTCCGATTGGCACCGTCAAGAACCGCATCCACATTGCCCGCAAGGAACTGAAGGATGCGCTTAAGACATACGCCCCCGGCGAGTAG
- a CDS encoding GNAT family N-acetyltransferase, with product MRREVFVVGQNVPAEEEYDAHDVDGATHYLVRATDGTPCGAARWRKTEAGVKLERFAVLSNYRNQQAGAALLEQVLQDVDAQYPGAIVYLHAQLPAVRFYERHGFEKVGEMFEECDIQHYKMIRR from the coding sequence ATTCGCCGGGAAGTATTTGTTGTGGGGCAGAATGTGCCCGCAGAAGAAGAGTATGACGCTCACGACGTGGACGGCGCCACGCACTACCTTGTCCGTGCTACCGACGGCACTCCCTGCGGAGCCGCCCGCTGGCGTAAAACCGAGGCTGGCGTGAAGCTAGAGCGTTTCGCAGTGTTATCCAACTATCGAAACCAGCAGGCGGGAGCCGCACTACTCGAACAAGTATTGCAAGACGTTGATGCGCAGTACCCTGGCGCAATAGTGTACTTACATGCCCAACTGCCCGCTGTACGATTCTACGAACGGCATGGCTTCGAAAAGGTAGGGGAGATGTTTGAAGAGTGCGATATTCAACACTACAAGATGATTCGGCGGTAA
- a CDS encoding enoyl-CoA hydratase/isomerase family protein, translated as MDNMPTQELEALRFIRYEAQDAIGYITLDRPEKRNALSAEMITELKLAFDFAEDDEACKVIVLRAEGEAFCAGADLAYIQELQGFGYTDNLADSTHLMQLFHQIYTLKKVVIAQVQGHALAGGCGLATICDFAFAVPEARFGYTEVKIGFLPSIVSVFLLRKIGEARTKQLLLTGDTVLAHKALELYLINEVVPAESLATHVYSFARRLCVENSGQSMELTKEMLARLPEMPLEDSLRYAAQMNAEARGTLDCRRGIAAFLAREKMNWEN; from the coding sequence ATGGACAATATGCCCACCCAAGAGCTGGAAGCGCTGCGCTTCATTCGCTATGAGGCGCAAGACGCCATTGGCTATATCACCCTTGATCGTCCTGAAAAACGCAATGCCCTCAGTGCCGAGATGATAACCGAGCTGAAGCTGGCCTTCGATTTTGCGGAAGACGACGAGGCGTGCAAGGTAATTGTACTACGAGCCGAAGGCGAAGCCTTCTGCGCCGGTGCCGACTTAGCGTACATCCAAGAGCTACAAGGCTTCGGCTACACCGATAATCTGGCCGACTCCACGCACCTGATGCAGCTCTTCCATCAGATTTACACCCTCAAAAAAGTGGTAATTGCCCAGGTGCAGGGCCATGCCCTAGCGGGTGGATGCGGGCTGGCTACTATCTGCGACTTTGCTTTTGCCGTGCCCGAAGCCCGTTTTGGCTATACCGAAGTGAAGATTGGCTTCCTGCCGTCGATAGTCAGCGTGTTTTTGCTTCGTAAAATAGGGGAGGCGCGCACCAAGCAACTCCTGCTTACGGGCGATACGGTGCTTGCGCACAAAGCGCTGGAGCTATACCTGATCAACGAGGTAGTACCGGCTGAGTCGTTAGCCACGCACGTTTATAGCTTCGCGCGCCGACTGTGTGTTGAAAATTCCGGCCAGAGCATGGAGCTCACCAAAGAAATGCTGGCCCGCCTGCCCGAAATGCCGTTGGAAGACAGTTTGCGCTACGCCGCCCAAATGAATGCCGAGGCGCGTGGAACTTTGGACTGCCGCCGCGGTATCGCTGCATTCTTGGCGAGGGAGAAAATGAACTGGGAAAACTAG
- a CDS encoding phytoene desaturase family protein: MSKHVIVIGSGFAGLAAATSLAQRGYRVTVLEKNEGPGGRARVFKAEGFTFDMGPSWYWMPDIFEQYFARFGMKVSDYYDLVRLDPSYQVVFKGPEAVDIPAAMSELRALFERYEPGSAARLDEFLRQAAYKYEVGIGKFVHMPGRSLLEFADPRLLVDALRLDLLQSMHKHVRKFFKDSRLLELVEFPILFLGATSENTPALYSLMNYADLALGTWYPMGGMHKIVEGMVKLAQEQGVTLEYNQEVQQIVVENGRTTGVQTATGFHPADIVVAGADYHHAEQHLLAPEWRHYTEAYWDKRTMAPSSLLFYLGVNKRLDKLRHHNLFFDEDFALHAEEIYEQPKWPSRPLFYASTPSITDPSVAPSGCENLFLLIPVAPNLPDPEETREHYYHLIMDRLERHCGHSIRDAVVFKRSYAHQDFVQDYHSYKGNAYGLANTLRQTAILKPSLKSNKVSNLYFTGQLTVPGPGVPPSLISGQVVAGEIEKEFPIPAKPVMPELAH, translated from the coding sequence GTGAGTAAACATGTAATTGTTATCGGCTCCGGTTTCGCGGGCCTAGCGGCGGCTACTTCGCTAGCCCAGCGTGGCTACCGCGTCACGGTTCTGGAAAAGAATGAGGGTCCGGGTGGCCGGGCGCGGGTGTTCAAGGCCGAGGGCTTCACCTTCGATATGGGACCGAGCTGGTACTGGATGCCTGATATCTTCGAGCAATACTTCGCCCGTTTCGGCATGAAAGTATCCGATTATTACGACTTGGTCCGTCTGGACCCGTCCTATCAAGTGGTTTTCAAGGGGCCGGAAGCAGTAGACATTCCGGCGGCCATGAGCGAGTTGCGGGCACTTTTTGAGCGCTACGAACCTGGTAGTGCAGCGCGGCTCGATGAGTTTCTGCGGCAGGCAGCTTACAAGTATGAAGTGGGTATCGGCAAGTTCGTGCACATGCCAGGCCGGTCTTTGTTGGAATTCGCGGATCCGCGCCTGCTAGTGGATGCTCTGCGGCTTGATCTGCTGCAAAGCATGCACAAGCACGTGCGCAAATTCTTCAAGGATTCGCGTCTGTTGGAATTAGTGGAGTTTCCGATTCTCTTCCTTGGGGCCACTTCCGAGAACACGCCTGCCCTGTACTCGCTTATGAACTACGCCGACTTGGCGTTGGGCACTTGGTACCCCATGGGCGGCATGCACAAGATAGTAGAAGGCATGGTGAAGCTGGCGCAAGAACAGGGCGTAACGCTGGAATACAACCAGGAAGTACAGCAGATAGTAGTGGAAAACGGCCGAACTACCGGCGTCCAAACCGCAACCGGCTTCCATCCTGCGGATATTGTAGTAGCCGGCGCCGACTATCACCACGCTGAGCAGCACCTGCTGGCCCCCGAATGGCGTCATTACACCGAAGCCTATTGGGACAAGCGCACCATGGCCCCGTCGTCGCTGCTGTTTTACCTTGGCGTGAACAAACGGCTCGACAAGCTGCGCCACCACAACTTGTTTTTCGATGAGGACTTTGCGCTGCACGCCGAGGAGATATACGAGCAACCAAAGTGGCCAAGCCGCCCGCTGTTCTATGCTTCCACGCCTAGCATAACCGACCCAAGTGTGGCGCCCTCCGGCTGCGAAAACCTGTTTCTGCTGATTCCGGTGGCGCCTAACCTGCCCGATCCGGAGGAGACCCGGGAACATTACTATCACCTCATCATGGATCGGCTGGAGCGCCATTGCGGCCACAGCATCCGCGACGCGGTGGTGTTCAAGCGCAGTTACGCCCATCAAGACTTCGTGCAGGACTACCATAGCTACAAAGGCAACGCGTATGGCTTGGCCAATACGTTGCGCCAAACGGCCATTCTGAAGCCTTCCTTGAAAAGCAACAAGGTGAGCAACCTCTACTTTACGGGCCAGCTGACGGTGCCCGGCCCGGGCGTGCCGCCCTCGCTTATTTCCGGGCAGGTGGTGGCTGGCGAAATAGAGAAAGAGTTTCCGATTCCGGCAAAGCCTGTTATGCCTGAGTTGGCGCACTGA
- a CDS encoding PhoH family protein — MVEKVITLENVSLIDFLGPDNQNIRQLAAAFPGSKIISRGNEIKIQGQTPVISRINDILSALLEHYHQYGQITDKTVYQYLSSSDEDQQDRLLAASPDVILFGAKGGVIKAKTANQQRLVDAVMRHDLVFALGPAGTGKTYISVALAVRALKNKEVKKIIISRPVVEAGESLGFLPGDLKDKIDPYLRPIYDALEDMLPPEKFKFYMENKTIEIAPLAYMRGRTLNNAFVLLDEAQNTTPSQLKMFLTRMGPTAKVMVNGDRSQIDLPTKQKSGLIQALDILKDVNGIGFVEMSSEDVVRHRLVKSIVMAYDKFDVAAQQEQANQANRPIREYQPYRRPNGPGSAAPDASRHPDARPEDDGTQELPVNQEQQL; from the coding sequence TTGGTAGAGAAAGTCATCACGCTCGAAAACGTGTCCCTGATTGATTTCCTGGGACCCGATAACCAGAACATCCGCCAACTAGCAGCGGCCTTTCCTGGTAGCAAAATTATTTCCCGCGGCAACGAGATTAAAATACAGGGCCAGACGCCCGTCATCAGCCGTATCAACGATATTCTGTCGGCCTTATTGGAGCATTATCACCAGTATGGGCAAATCACCGACAAAACCGTGTACCAGTACCTCTCCTCGTCCGACGAAGACCAGCAGGACCGTTTGCTAGCGGCCTCGCCCGACGTTATTTTGTTTGGGGCCAAAGGCGGCGTTATTAAAGCCAAAACGGCCAACCAGCAGCGGCTCGTAGACGCTGTTATGCGCCACGATTTGGTGTTTGCACTCGGGCCAGCTGGTACCGGCAAGACCTATATTTCGGTGGCTCTGGCGGTGCGCGCGCTTAAAAATAAGGAGGTGAAAAAGATTATCATTTCCCGCCCTGTAGTGGAGGCCGGCGAAAGCCTAGGTTTCCTGCCTGGCGACTTGAAGGATAAGATTGATCCGTATTTGCGGCCCATCTATGATGCGCTGGAGGACATGCTGCCGCCCGAGAAGTTCAAGTTCTACATGGAGAACAAGACCATCGAAATAGCCCCGCTGGCTTACATGCGTGGCCGGACGCTTAACAATGCCTTCGTGCTCCTGGATGAGGCGCAGAACACCACGCCTTCGCAGCTAAAGATGTTTCTGACCCGTATGGGCCCAACGGCCAAGGTGATGGTAAACGGTGACCGAAGCCAGATTGACTTGCCAACCAAGCAGAAGTCAGGCCTCATTCAAGCGCTAGACATTCTGAAAGACGTGAACGGCATTGGCTTCGTAGAAATGAGCTCCGAAGACGTGGTGCGTCACCGTTTGGTTAAGTCTATCGTAATGGCTTACGACAAATTCGACGTCGCTGCTCAACAGGAACAAGCTAACCAAGCCAACCGCCCCATCCGTGAATACCAGCCGTACCGTCGTCCTAACGGCCCCGGCTCCGCTGCTCCCGACGCCAGCCGTCACCCTGATGCCCGTCCTGAGGACGATGGCACGCAGGAACTGCCCGTAAACCAGGAGCAGCAACTCTAA
- a CDS encoding sterol desaturase family protein, giving the protein MTTMAAVATTTATFLGMEFIAWFMHKFVLHGPLWFLHRSHHVRHPHHFERNDFFFLFYGALSALLIIYGSPEKDFRFWMGVGIAAYGTVYFFVHDVLIHGRMRFWRKSRNTYLRALNMAHKMHHKTTSRDNSEEFGMLWVSPRYFALALRKPAPTRTLRQPAVNSKSKQLEGKDS; this is encoded by the coding sequence ATGACAACAATGGCAGCCGTAGCCACTACCACGGCTACTTTTCTCGGGATGGAGTTCATTGCGTGGTTCATGCACAAATTTGTGCTGCATGGGCCGCTGTGGTTTTTGCACCGTTCACACCACGTGCGGCATCCGCACCACTTCGAGCGCAACGACTTCTTCTTTCTATTCTACGGTGCCCTTTCGGCGCTGCTTATCATCTACGGCTCGCCCGAGAAGGATTTTCGCTTCTGGATGGGAGTAGGGATTGCAGCTTACGGCACCGTATACTTTTTTGTACACGATGTGCTAATACATGGGCGAATGCGCTTCTGGCGCAAATCGCGCAACACCTACCTGCGGGCCCTGAACATGGCCCACAAGATGCACCACAAAACCACCAGCCGCGACAACTCCGAGGAGTTTGGCATGCTGTGGGTTTCGCCACGCTACTTTGCGCTGGCCTTACGCAAGCCAGCTCCTACGCGTACGCTCAGGCAACCGGCTGTCAATAGCAAAAGCAAGCAATTAGAGGGAAAGGACAGCTAG
- a CDS encoding ComEC/Rec2 family competence protein: MTPTIQWASYAFVRLVLALMAGILTYLYFGESLPPLMVPLVAIVVLFGVAQYWASRQQGAGATDAAGLLAVAAVYLAGATLTQQATEARSANHLYRFGDKIEFYRAVVDDYTVVRPSTFATTVRVSAVRIGRKWQSAVGGIRVSIPRGSGVQAPLYGDVWLVRGAPAPSKAPLNPGEFDYRRYLQYHQVYHQQFIHPDQYRKIATAPPSVLRATAMRAARVLDGVFRDYVHAKREYALASALVLGIKDDVDQETKQAYANTGTTHIMAVSGLQVGLLFGAVTWVLGLLKVRRGPMFRLVSALLGLGVIWSYAFLTGLSASVLRAAVMFTFIIVARASGRQANMFNTLAVAAFCLLCYDPYLLCDVGFQLSFLAVISIVYLQPRIGAWLDVKSYFQAKQRPWHSKATQRIWKASSWSLDKIWQATALSLAAQVATFPLGLYYFHQFPLSFLLSNLVAVPISSIAVYVGLGLLGLKGLVAGIGAFSSGWLVCSIGGHLEWAGYSSL; encoded by the coding sequence GTGACTCCTACAATTCAGTGGGCTTCCTACGCCTTTGTGCGCTTGGTGCTGGCCCTGATGGCGGGCATCTTAACCTACCTCTATTTCGGGGAGTCGTTGCCGCCGCTTATGGTGCCATTAGTGGCAATAGTGGTGCTTTTTGGCGTTGCTCAGTACTGGGCTAGTCGGCAGCAAGGAGCTGGTGCTACCGATGCGGCTGGCCTGCTGGCGGTGGCGGCGGTCTATCTGGCGGGGGCAACACTGACGCAGCAGGCAACAGAGGCACGGTCGGCCAATCACCTGTACCGGTTTGGTGACAAGATAGAATTCTATCGTGCCGTAGTGGACGACTATACCGTGGTGCGCCCATCAACTTTTGCTACCACCGTGCGGGTTTCGGCAGTTCGGATAGGAAGGAAGTGGCAGTCAGCAGTGGGAGGCATTCGTGTTTCAATACCGCGCGGTTCGGGTGTGCAGGCCCCACTGTATGGCGACGTATGGCTGGTACGAGGCGCACCCGCGCCAAGTAAGGCGCCGCTCAACCCTGGCGAGTTCGATTACCGCCGCTATTTGCAGTATCATCAGGTGTATCACCAGCAATTCATCCACCCCGACCAGTACCGAAAAATAGCCACCGCCCCACCTTCGGTCCTGCGGGCAACAGCCATGCGGGCGGCACGGGTGCTCGATGGCGTGTTTCGGGACTACGTGCATGCCAAGCGGGAATACGCATTGGCTTCGGCGCTGGTGTTAGGCATCAAAGATGATGTCGATCAGGAAACCAAGCAAGCCTACGCCAACACCGGTACCACGCACATTATGGCCGTATCGGGCTTGCAGGTGGGGTTGTTGTTTGGGGCCGTAACGTGGGTGCTAGGCTTGCTGAAAGTGAGGCGTGGGCCTATGTTCCGGCTGGTGTCAGCTTTGCTAGGACTGGGCGTTATTTGGAGCTATGCCTTCCTGACCGGGTTGTCGGCTTCGGTGCTGCGGGCGGCCGTAATGTTCACGTTTATTATTGTAGCTCGGGCCAGCGGGCGGCAAGCGAACATGTTCAATACCTTGGCTGTAGCGGCTTTCTGCTTACTCTGCTACGACCCATACTTGCTGTGCGACGTAGGATTTCAGCTGTCTTTCCTGGCCGTTATCAGCATCGTGTATCTGCAACCGCGTATTGGGGCTTGGCTGGATGTTAAGAGCTATTTTCAGGCTAAGCAACGGCCTTGGCACTCGAAAGCAACACAGCGCATTTGGAAAGCTTCTAGTTGGTCTTTGGACAAGATTTGGCAGGCTACGGCGCTGTCGTTGGCGGCGCAGGTAGCTACGTTTCCTCTGGGCCTCTACTACTTCCATCAGTTCCCGCTCAGCTTCCTGCTTTCCAACCTCGTAGCCGTGCCCATTTCCTCGATAGCCGTGTATGTAGGACTCGGGCTGCTTGGGTTGAAAGGCTTGGTGGCAGGCATTGGAGCGTTTTCCTCGGGCTGGCTAGTGTGCTCGATTGGGGGCCATTTGGAGTGGGCCGGGTATTCGAGTTTATGA